The Vitis riparia cultivar Riparia Gloire de Montpellier isolate 1030 chromosome 3, EGFV_Vit.rip_1.0, whole genome shotgun sequence genome segment caaagaggtaaggagaaagaggatctccTTGCCGCAACCCCTTAGAACTTGGGAAGAAACTAGCTGGCACTCCATTCACCAACACCGAAAACTTGGCTGTGGATATGCAACTCCACATCCAACCCAACCACTTTGATCCGAACCccatttttttcatgactttCATAAAAAATTGCTAATTTAAATTGTCATAAGCTTTCTCAATATCCAGTTTACAGATGAGACATTTCTCTTCCCTTTTTTGCCAAGGgtcaatcacctcatttgcaattaaagagGCATCAAGGATTTGCCTGCCTATCACAAATGCATTAGGATCTAGGGAGACCACTTTCCCTATCACTTTTTTGAGTCTAttggccaacaccttagccaatAGTTTgtacacccccccccccccccccccccccaaaaaaaaaaagactaattgACCTAAAATCCCAAAGATCCTCAGCCCCCCTCCCCTTCCCTTCTTGGGTAACAATACCAGAAACGTATTGTTGAGACTCTTGATGAAGGCACTTTGCTCATAGAACTCCTTAAACAGATCCAAGACCTCCTCTTTAACAAAAACCCAACAGCTTTGCCAAAATGCCATAGTAAATCCGTCCGGTCCTGGGGCTTTGTctccattcatctccatcagggCACTATGAATTTCATCCTCAGAGAAAGGGTGCTCCAAATTCTCCGCTTCTTGTTGACTAATCTGCTCTAACTGCAGCCTATCTATATCCACTTTCCTTCCAATTTGAATTTTCTGTAAGTATTGAAAAACATTAACTACCCCTTCTCTCACATCCTTCTCCTCGGACAGCCAcaccccatttatcttaattCTGTCCATATGATTGATTCTACGATGAGCAACCGCCATGCGATGAAAATAACCTGTATTTCTATCCCCTTCCCTTAACCATAACTCCCTTGAATGCTGCTTCCAATGAGTTTCTTCCAAAGAGACCGACTTAGCATAACTCTCCTTAACTTCCTTTTTTTAAGTTGTTTCCTCCTTTGATAAtcttctctcactttccaccaGGTCCCAGTGGTCCACTAGTTGGAGAGCAACAACTTTATTGTATTCCAATCTCCCAATCAACCTTTTTGGTGTTTTAAAAgctttcctatttcttttgataagaaaaaaaaactctcttacttttcttcttccataaagttcaaaataaacataaaatagttgTTTTTgccttcatttttctcttcttccttacTCCATGCCAGCCAAGGGCTAATACCCATTGAATGCATAAAGTATCACCATTGAATgctaaacaaaacaaaaattagtttgTCATAGCATGATTGCTTTAGAACAAAGATAGAGGGTATGTTTTACCATTTTGCCCTCTCATTTACACAAATAAGATATACTCAACAATCTCCAACCCCTTATGAAACTCCAAGCAAAAAATCCAACCTTCATCGAGACCTAAGGGTTCCACACAATGTTCGATGAAAGGCCTCCATTCTACAATTTCTTAATTAGGAGTATTTGCATTTAACCATAAATTTGCCACTCTTGGATACCCTTCAAACCATGATGTTTTCTACACCTCTTATAATCGTTTGCTCTTGCAACCTCCTAAAAAAAACCTCTACCTCTCTAATTtggaatcattattttttttctcgtGGACAAGAGATTCCAACAACCTTCATCCCCATTTTGCTTTCACAATTGGTTTACCTAGTCGTCTTTGACAAAGACATAGAAAACAACTTAGGAAAGGCCTCTTCCAAGGAATCATCGTTACACCACCTATCCTTTTAAATTTTCAACCCCCTACCATTTTCCACCCTCAATGTAACCTTTTTTATTAAACTCTTCCCTCACATTCCTAATAGTCTTCCATTGCCCATctatggttatgtttggttttagaaaatagtaaggaaagaaaaaaaaatataaaggaaaatgatttttttatatttggttgtcttataaaaaatatcaaagaaaataaaagataattaaaattagttaaaattttatatatttttaaattatttaattttcatatcaatgagttaaaataaataaaataagtttgaagcagcaagtaaaaataatttatttacttttaatctattttttattttccttctacttttcctttatattttctttccattacattttccttcatttttttggggaaccaaacatagcctatatATTTTCCTCAATGATCAAGGTCGCCAACTCCCCTTGATTCTTTCTATCTGTTTGTATGAttctttgattaaaaaaaaaaaaaggtatgttGCTCCCATTTTGAAAGGATTAAGGATCATCGAAATAATGGTTAAACccaataatttaaaacaaaataaaggatAAACAAGAAACACCATTTTCAATTATCTATAAAACTAGTATAAGGACCAGAATGACATCTAGTCATATTGTTACTTTGTGCTCATATCTAAATAGGATTGTTTGATTCTCAAATAAGATGAGAGGAAGATGGGAGGAAAACATTCAATACCAAAAATAGACCTTTGTCTTAATTATGACCATAAACATTAATGATGTCAATAACattcatatgaaaaaatatatatattatactaCTCATGGAGCCATTAGTGCCATGCAGATCAAGGCTCAATTTGGAGTGATTTGGATGGGGTGAGTGGACTAGAAGGTCAATCCACGCCAAACCCATCATCAAATCTAACCTGATGTCGGGTCGGGAATTTGTAAcccaagccaatgttgtgggcgACTCAAGTTATTGTGGTTCATACAAGTtatcaacaaaacaaatattttagaacTCATAAAATATGTTTCATACTATGAAATAAGAGATTAAAACCTAAATGCCTCAAcatctttaaataaattattacttACTACTTTAacacaaattattatttataaactcAAACTTTAACCATCAAATATGCTTTTACAACTAAGGAAAAATGATGAACTTATAAacttaacataattaaaaaattaagaatggttagagctctttctttttttaatcatttttatggtttttatattttaataaaataatatatatatatatatatatatatatatatatatatatatatatatatatatatatatataatataatataattataaataaataataatgtgcTAGACCTTCAATACACAATAACCCTAATATTTTGGGATTGGTATTTTTCTAACCCAAGCCCGACCCAACCCGACCCAAATCCATTCAAACCTTACTTGCCAACCAAAATAATGGGTTTTATGGGTTGGACACTGCCCAAGTTGCAGCCTATACTACATACAAAAAGAGGAGTTTGAAGACAAGCTTATGAACCAAAAGATACCCTCTCAGCCACAATGGACTGCTTACCATTCCAATGCATCCCAAGCAGTTGAAATTTAAATCAACTTGGAGGGGTTTTTACAGGTTTTGTGTGAAATTTCTGCCTAAAGAATGCATTAGCAGGATAATACACTTCTTTTTCAGGTAAAAGATTGATCATTTTTTCGGGTTTACAGCAAATAAAAATGCACTTTATATCACACGATAATCATCAAGATCCCACTCTTTGAGAGTGTAATGAATTGCTAAAAGGATACAAGCAGAGACATCTCAATCAAAGTATATATTGTTTGGGAATGCTATTTCTCACAATAAGGTTTGATGAAAATAGTAAAATACAATGTGAATGTGAAAGAATTTGTAAGTATTCTTTCTCCAATTAATGAATCAATTCATCAAATTTTGAATGGAAGATCAAAGTGAACAGTCAATTCAAAACCCGACTGCCTTCTCAATcccagaaagaaaaaagagaacaTAAGAACTCTAAATGTGTCAAGACAACTAGTTTAGCAGATGTACTTTTCACCTGCagtttttcttgaaaatgcAAAGGCTGCTCAAAGTTGATAAGCTTTTCAAAAGGCAGAACTTTTCCAAGTTATATAAGATGAAACATTTCTAAAGCATCTAAGTCTTTACATTATAGAGGAACCTGAAAGAATGTTGAAGTAACCTCTTTCCCTGGTGGAGATGTTGGGATGTACCTCTGCTATGACTGTTGCAGATGCTTGAATTCTTGACAATCAGCTCCAACTTCATTTAGTGCCAAGAAGAGCCTCGGTGCAATCTTAGTTAACATCAATTTGAAACCAACCGATGTAGAATTTGTATTGCTTCTATCACTTGTAGAGGCATCCTTTAAGAGAGAGCCAATTAAGTAGCCTTTCATGTATGCATCACAGGCCTTGAGAATGTAATAGCCCCGCCTCTTGAAATGGTCTTTGACAAGCTCTTCGAAGTCCTGGTCATGGTAGGAGTTGGTAAAAAACTTGTCTTATGTCATAGAATCAGCAACATCCACTTTTAGGAAACATATGGAAATAACtcagaaaaactatttttagattttgataatttgtaaaatttctAAGCAAcagataaaaatcaaaattatttcaaaactaATGGTCACCTTGGTTTGCAATCACAACATCCCataaagaacaagaaaacaagaCGAAGGGAAAATCTAAAGAACCAAGCATTTGGCAAGACAATCGAACATAAAGCCTTTGTATTTGGCAATGTACCCTCATTCAGTTTAATAAAACAAGATGGCAGCTTGCCAAATACATACTGGCAAGAAAAGTGATGCACAAGGTGAGCATAAAGCAGCCATTTTGCGCCTGGGCTGAATCTGGAGGTaatattttggaaaatccaTGTAGTATATTAGATTTTTATGTAAGGTTAGTCCTAGtccttcaaaatttaaaaggaggctgaaatttttagaaatcattcAGTGCTTCTCGACTTCTATGCCAAAACCACCTGAGCGGGTTTGTTAGCAACAATACTGTTTGACCTAATTATGAGCAATACAATAGATAGCTAAAAGTCTCAAAGGCAAGGTACAACTTTATAGGTAACATAGTTTTGGCAGTTGAGGTCTATAATGTGGCAGCAGCTATTTTTTAGCCAAAAAGCCTCTATGCTTCAGGCACCGTGAAAGAAAGGCCACCTACAAGTAATATAATGATCACTGGAAACAGTAAAAATATGAAACAGAATGAGAATCAGAAACAATAAGAATCTAATATATTACCTTGGGGGGTTTCCGCATGAGATACATCATAGTTTTGCAATTTAGCAAGAAAGTGTTCTCATTGTAGGACAATgaatttttctctccttcagcAGTCCCTATTTGCTTGTCATAGCCGGCTTCATTAAAATATGGCTTCGAGTTTAGCACCAATCCCTGGAGTGAAACTAGGACTTGAAGGATGCTTGAGGACACTGGATCCCATACTTCATTTCCTCTGCCAGTCCAGGTGTTTAAAAGGCTAAGACACACCTTGCCTTCCTCGTACAGATTTGGGTTTATCCGCCACCCACCAGAATGATAGTACGCTGACTGCAACATCACAGAAACAGTCACAAGACAAAtggaaagaataatttttttttttcaaaaaattccaaGCAATTTATGTAGAACTCTTTAAACAATGGCAGAGCTTTAGCTTTTGCTTCTGCTCTGCGAGCCAAACAATCAAACAACACAATTGGTTCTTACCGGTGGAACATCAGGGTACTCTGGTGGAAGgtgaaaatcaaagaagaagagACCATCTTGGTAAGGAGTTCCATATGCCCCGGCTATCACAGCCCTTAGGAGATCCATTCGATCTTCATACACTCGCACATAGATCCCATCTGCAAAGAATCCTTCATGTGTTATGAAATGTtgctaatattaatttttttttcagaatcCTAGAATGTCTTACAAATATTCAAGATACTAATGCATTGCATACCAGGCAGGTTATTCTGAAGGATGCTCCAATCTTGCTGAACCTTCTTGAGCCACTTCCTCCCATTGCTATTCTGTAAATACAATTAACGTGTTGGGGTTCAATAATTCATAATTGATTCTACGTGCTATAAGGTAATAAGGGAACATCCAAAAGGCTGAATATACaaatatgcaaaataaataGCAAAGACAGTCAACAGAGCAAGGACATAACAATGAACTTGAAAAACCaagtataaaatttaataaattt includes the following:
- the LOC117911574 gene encoding uncharacterized protein LOC117911574, with the protein product MAVAHRRINHMDRIKINGVWLSEEKDVREGVVNVFQYLQKIQIGRKVDIDRLQLEQISQQEAENLEHPFSEDEIHSALMEMNGDKAPGPDGFTMAFWQSCWVFVKEEVLDLFKEFYEQSAFIKSLNNTFLVLLPKKGRGGGLRIFGILAKFSVLVNGVPASFFPSSKGLRQGDPLSPYLFVMGMEVLSTLIRRAVEAGFLSGCRIRGGGRQPVHISHMLFVDDTIVFCEARKEHLTHLSWILFWFEAASGLRINLDKSEIILVGEVEEMEKMAAELGCRVGSMPSVYLGLPLGAPNKATSVWDGVEERVRRRLTLWKR